In Candidatus Polarisedimenticolaceae bacterium, a genomic segment contains:
- the moaC gene encoding cyclic pyranopterin monophosphate synthase MoaC, with amino-acid sequence MGRLTHVDAQGAARMVDVGAKGATERRAVARARVRFGATSFRLLRENRLAKGDALAVARLAGIQAGKRTAEWIPLCHTIPLDHLDVRIELKSRGREAVVTAEAAARWTTGVEMEALVAASAAALALYDMAKAADRGITVEEVCLLEKSGGRSGSWRRPRE; translated from the coding sequence ATGGGCAGGCTGACCCACGTGGATGCGCAGGGAGCGGCTCGCATGGTCGACGTCGGCGCCAAGGGCGCGACCGAGCGCCGCGCGGTCGCCCGGGCCCGGGTCCGGTTCGGCGCGACGTCGTTCCGGCTCCTGCGCGAGAACCGCCTCGCCAAGGGGGACGCCCTGGCGGTCGCCCGCCTCGCGGGGATCCAGGCCGGCAAACGCACCGCCGAGTGGATCCCGCTGTGCCACACGATCCCGCTCGACCACCTCGACGTCCGCATCGAACTGAAGTCCCGGGGCCGGGAGGCGGTCGTCACCGCCGAGGCGGCGGCCCGCTGGACGACCGGCGTCGAGATGGAGGCGCTCGTCGCGGCGTCCGCCGCGGCGCTCGCCCTCTACGACATGGCCAAGGCCGCGGACCGCGGCATCACCGTCGAGGAGGTCTGCCTCCTCGAGAAAAGCGGAGGGCGCTCGGGATCCTGGCGCCGCCCCCGGGAGTAG
- a CDS encoding PLP-dependent aspartate aminotransferase family protein: MAPPRRGKPGFATQAIHAGQIPDPTTGAVMQPVYFTSTYRQPGLGEGWPYDYGRVINPTRSALERNLAALEGGLEARCFASGVAATHAVLSLLESGDHVVVSRNVYGGTYRLFEGLLRQFGLDFSWVDTSDLAAIEGAIKPSTRMLFVETPTNPVLGLTDLAGAAKIAKARKLRFVVDNTFMSPYFQQPIALGADIVIHSTTKYLNGHSDSLGGVAVLTRREDADRMAWLQKTIGSILSPMESFLILRGIKTLPVRMERHARTAGELARWLDAKRGIVRVIYPGLKSHPQHALARRQMSGFGGMISFDLGSLARAKRFLKKVELCALAESLGGVETLISHPASMTHGSVPKAQRRRIGVTDGLVRISVGLEDVEDLRKDLGQALKAL, encoded by the coding sequence ATGGCACCCCCGAGACGCGGCAAACCCGGCTTCGCGACCCAGGCGATCCACGCCGGACAGATCCCCGACCCGACGACCGGCGCGGTGATGCAGCCGGTCTACTTCACCTCGACCTACCGGCAGCCCGGCCTCGGCGAGGGGTGGCCGTACGACTACGGCCGCGTGATCAACCCGACGCGCTCCGCCCTCGAGCGCAACCTCGCCGCCCTCGAGGGGGGGCTGGAAGCGCGCTGCTTCGCTTCGGGGGTCGCGGCGACGCACGCGGTGTTGTCGCTGCTCGAGTCCGGGGATCACGTGGTCGTCTCGCGCAACGTCTACGGCGGGACCTACCGCCTGTTCGAGGGGCTGCTCCGGCAGTTCGGCCTCGACTTCTCCTGGGTCGACACCTCCGACCTCGCCGCGATCGAAGGGGCGATCAAGCCCTCGACGCGGATGCTGTTCGTCGAGACGCCGACGAACCCGGTGCTCGGGCTCACCGACCTCGCCGGCGCGGCGAAGATCGCGAAGGCGCGAAAGCTCCGCTTCGTCGTCGACAACACCTTCATGAGCCCCTACTTCCAGCAGCCGATCGCCCTCGGCGCGGACATCGTGATCCACTCGACGACGAAGTACCTCAACGGTCACAGCGACAGCCTGGGCGGGGTCGCCGTGCTCACGCGGCGCGAGGATGCCGACCGGATGGCGTGGCTGCAGAAGACCATCGGCTCGATCCTCTCGCCGATGGAGTCGTTCCTGATCCTGCGCGGCATCAAGACGCTTCCGGTGCGGATGGAGCGCCACGCGCGCACCGCCGGGGAGCTCGCGCGCTGGCTCGATGCGAAGCGGGGGATCGTCCGGGTGATCTATCCGGGGCTCAAGAGCCACCCGCAGCACGCCCTCGCGCGCCGTCAGATGTCGGGGTTCGGCGGCATGATCTCGTTCGATCTCGGGTCGCTCGCCCGCGCGAAGCGGTTCCTCAAGAAGGTCGAGCTGTGCGCCCTGGCGGAGAGCCTCGGCGGGGTCGAGACGCTGATCTCGCACCCGGCCTCGATGACCCACGGCTCGGTGCCGAAGGCGCAGCGGAGGAGGATCGGAGTGACCGACGGCCTCGTGCGCATCAGCGTCGGGCTCGAGGACGTCGAGGACCTCAGGAAGGACCTCGGGCAGGCGCTGAAGGCGCTCTAG
- the cutA gene encoding divalent-cation tolerance protein CutA: MERVGNAVVVVLSTAPDVATAQRLANALVERRLAACVQVIPGILSTYRWKGDVQRDDEVLLLVKTTRAGAEAVQGAIAQLHPYEVPEVVVLPVEGGGDAYLRWVAENVGG, translated from the coding sequence ATGGAGAGGGTCGGAAACGCGGTCGTCGTGGTGCTGTCGACCGCCCCGGACGTGGCGACGGCCCAAAGGCTCGCAAACGCCCTCGTCGAGCGGCGGCTGGCCGCGTGCGTCCAGGTGATTCCCGGGATCCTCTCGACCTACCGGTGGAAGGGCGACGTGCAGCGCGACGACGAGGTCCTGCTCCTCGTCAAGACGACGCGGGCGGGGGCCGAGGCGGTGCAAGGCGCGATCGCGCAGCTCCACCCGTACGAGGTCCCCGAAGTCGTCGTGCTCCCGGTCGAAGGGGGCGGCGATGCCTACCTGCGCTGGGTCGCGGAGAACGTCGGCGGCTAG